From the genome of Manduca sexta isolate Smith_Timp_Sample1 chromosome 14, JHU_Msex_v1.0, whole genome shotgun sequence, one region includes:
- the LOC115445215 gene encoding lissencephaly-1 homolog — MKMVLSQRQREELNKAIADYLGSNGYNDALEAFKKEADMTGEMDRKFGGLLEKKWTSVIRLQKKVMELESKLSEAQKEYIEGAPTRAKRMPTEWIPRPPEKFCLTGHRATITKVIFHPVFSLMVSSSEDATIKVWDFESGEYERTLKGHTDSVQDIAFDHHGKLLVSCSADMSIKLWDFNQTFECMKTMHGHDHNVSSVAFSPSGDIVYSASRDKTIKAWEVATGYCIKTYKGHREWVRMVRVSPDGTLLASCSNDQTVRIWNADTNECKMELREHEHVVECVAWAPDAAAAAINEAAGGDNRRAAHVGPFLASGSRDKSVKIWDVSTGQCLATLVGHDNWVRGAAWHPGGRYLLTASDDKTLRVWDVAHTRAAKTLYAHQHFATSLDFHKNLPYVISGSVDQTVKVWECR, encoded by the exons AAATAAAGCGATCGCCGATTATTTAGGTAGCAATGGCTATAATGACGCGCTGGAAGCGTTCAAAAAGGAAGCCGATATGACCGGCGAAATGGATCGCAAGTTTGGTGGCCTTCTCGAAAAAAAATGGACCTCAGTTATCAGGCTGCAGAAGAAG gTGATGGAGTTGGAGTCAAAGTTGTCAGAGGCTCAAAAAGAATACATCGAAGGTGCGCCGACGCGCGCCAAGCGCATGCCAACGGAATGGATCCCGCGGCCACCGGAGAAGTTCTGTCTCACCGGGCACCGGGCCACCATTACTAAG GTAATCTTTCATCCAGTGTTCAGTTTGATGGTGTCCTCGAGCGAGGACGCGACCATCAAAGTATGGGACTTTGAGAGCGGCGAGTACGAACGAACCCTGAAGGGGCACACCGACTCCGTTCAGGATATCGCCTTCGACCATCATGGAAAGTTACTCG TGTCGTGCAGTGCGGACATGTCGATCAAGTTGTGGGACTTCAACCAGACGTTTGAATGCATGAAGACGATGCACGGCCACGACCACAACGTGTCCTCGGTCGCGTTCTCGCCGAGCGGCGACATCGTCTATTCCGCTAGTCGGGATAAGACCATCAAAGCCTGGGAAGTGGCCACCGG ATACTGCATCAAGACATACAAGGGTCACCGTGAGTGGGTTCGCATGGTGCGCGTGTCGCCGGACGGCACCCTCCTCGCCTCCTGCTCAAACGACCAGACTGTGCGCATCTGGAACGCTGACACAAATGAATGCAAG ATGGAGCTGCGCGAGCACGAGCACGTGGTGGAGTGCGTGGCGTGGGCGCccgacgccgccgccgccgccatcAACGAGGCCGCCGGCGGCGAcaaccgccgcgccgcgcacgTCGGGCCCTTCCTCGCCAGCGGCTCCAGGGACAAGTCAGTCAAG ATCTGGGACGTGAGCACGGGACAGTGCCTGGCGACGCTGGTGGGGCACGACAACTGggtgcgcggcgcggcgtggcacCCGGGCGGGCGCTACCTGCTGACGGCGTCGGACGACAAGACGCTGCGCGTGTGGGACGTGGCGCACACGCGCGCCGCCAAGACGCTCTACGCGCACCAACACTTCGCCACCAGCCTCG ATTTCCATAAGAACTTGCCATACGTGATATCGGGCAGCGTCGATCAGACCGTCAAAGTTTGGGAGTGTCGCTAA
- the LOC115445213 gene encoding uncharacterized protein LOC115445213 isoform X2, with protein sequence MIYNTAVYSKTCKETASFSSNSDEETLAAEDSPQLQESEEGTSDEVKQIHNKITQIQNKSLREFVAANNINMKKKQLKMMEVEHKLHVKIARLKIRKLQLEIELLSNGKTDTTKP encoded by the exons ATGATTTATAAT acTGCTGTTTACTCCAAGACTTGTAAAGAAACTGCCAGTTTCTCGAGCAATTCAGATGAAGAAACATTAGCAGCAGAAGATTCACCTCAATTACAAGAAAGTGAAG aagGAACATCTGATGAAGTGAAACAAATACACAACAAGATCACACAAATCCA aaacaAAAGTTTGCGGGAGTTTGTGGCCGCCAACAATATCAACATGAAAAAGAAACAATTGAAAATGATGGAGGTGGAACATAAATTACATGTTAAAATAGCGAGACTAAAAATTAGGAAACTTCAATTAGAAATTGAGTTATTAAGTAATGGGAAAACTGATACGACGAAACCCTAA
- the LOC115445213 gene encoding uncharacterized protein LOC115445213 isoform X1 encodes MIPGRRKAEIWKYFQKCDSKNKIAACNFCKKALSYKTTSTNLRIHLKLKHILEYNKLMSTSSPTAVYSKTCKETASFSSNSDEETLAAEDSPQLQESEEGTSDEVKQIHNKITQIQNKSLREFVAANNINMKKKQLKMMEVEHKLHVKIARLKIRKLQLEIELLSNGKTDTTKP; translated from the exons ATGATACCGGGACGTAGGAAGGCCgaaatttggaaatattttcagAAATGTGATTCTAAGAATAAGATCGCCGCTTGCAATTTTTGCAAAAAGGCTTTATCTTATAAAACCACTTCAACCAACTTGCGAATTCatttaaagttaaaacatattttggagtataataaattaatgagtaCTTCGTCGCCG acTGCTGTTTACTCCAAGACTTGTAAAGAAACTGCCAGTTTCTCGAGCAATTCAGATGAAGAAACATTAGCAGCAGAAGATTCACCTCAATTACAAGAAAGTGAAG aagGAACATCTGATGAAGTGAAACAAATACACAACAAGATCACACAAATCCA aaacaAAAGTTTGCGGGAGTTTGTGGCCGCCAACAATATCAACATGAAAAAGAAACAATTGAAAATGATGGAGGTGGAACATAAATTACATGTTAAAATAGCGAGACTAAAAATTAGGAAACTTCAATTAGAAATTGAGTTATTAAGTAATGGGAAAACTGATACGACGAAACCCTAA
- the LOC115445211 gene encoding transmembrane protein 120 homolog isoform X2, with protein sequence MDIEECCKEWEDLAADYKRLETVNKEYTAKLEEVGELQATCMKELDHQKYRLSIITGALKRLEKQGAAKDERVLGLEKEIMKRKAMLHEIKATLPKQNSLYLRIILGNVNVSILNKNDKFKYKDEYEKFKLILSAIAFVLAVANLYIDFRPLQLILIFLLVWYYCTLTIRESILKVNGSRIKGWWRLHHFISTVVAGILLIWPQNQPWEEFRHTFMWFIAYISVVQYMQFRYQSGVLYRLKALGARHNMDITIEGFHSWMWRGLSYLLPFLFGGYTFQLYIAFRLYLLSHHPEATWQIPYLGALFFTLFFCNMFTLLQTVHKKREQGGLKLRYKLRAIAYRLSNEIAVLDQKWRQNKAETKSE encoded by the exons atggaTATCGAAGAGTGTTGCAAAGAGTGGGAAGACTTAGCTGCAGATTATAAACGTTTGGAG acTGTAAACAAGGAATACACGGCCAAATTAGAAGAGGTTGGAGAATTACAAGCAACATGTATGAAGGAACTCGACCATCAAAAATATCGCCTGTCGATCATAACTGGGGCACTTAAAAG GTTAGAAAAACAAGGCGCTGCGAAGGATGAGCGCGTTTTAGGTCTCGAAAAAGAGATAATGAAGAGGAAAGCGATGTTGCACGAGATCAAAGCTACGCTGCCGAAACAGAACAGTTTGTACCTCCGCATCATACTCGGGAACGTGAACGTCTcgatattgaataaaaacgaTAA gtTTAAATACAAGGATGAATATGAAAAGTTTAAGTTAATTCTTAGTGCAATTGCTTTTGTATTAGCCGTAGCCAACCTGTACATAGACTTCag GCCATTACAACTGATATTGATATTCCTTCTGGTATGGTATTACTGCACGCTGACGATCCGCGAAAGCATCCTCAAAGTGAATGGCTCTAGGATAAAAGGATGGTGGCGGTTGCACCACTTTATATCCACTGTTGTTGCTGGCATCCTTCTCATTTGGCCACAGAACCAACCTTGGGAGGAGTTTAGGCACACGTTTATGTGGTTTATTGCCTatatta GCGTTGTCCAATACATGCAATTCAGGTATCAAAGTGGTGTACTATACAGACTAAAAGCGCTTGGCGCGAGGCACAATATGGACATCACGATTGAAGGGTTCCACTCGTGGATGTGGCGAGGTCTGTCGTACCTCCTGCCATTCCTGTTCGGTGGTTACACGTTCCAACTGTACATAGCGTTTAGATTGTACTTACTGTCACACCATCCAGAGGCTACTTGGCAG ATTCCATACCTGGGGGCATTGTTTTTCACGTTGTTCTTTTGCAACATGTTCACATTACTGCAGACTGTGCACAAGAAAAGGGAACAGGGTGGTTTGAAACTCCGATACAAATTAAGAGCAATTGCCTACAGACTCTCCAATGAAATCGCTGTATTG
- the LOC115445211 gene encoding transmembrane protein 120 homolog isoform X1 — MDIEECCKEWEDLAADYKRLETVNKEYTAKLEEVGELQATCMKELDHQKYRLSIITGALKRLEKQGAAKDERVLGLEKEIMKRKAMLHEIKATLPKQNSLYLRIILGNVNVSILNKNDKFKYKDEYEKFKLILSAIAFVLAVANLYIDFRPLQLILIFLLVWYYCTLTIRESILKVNGSRIKGWWRLHHFISTVVAGILLIWPQNQPWEEFRHTFMWFIAYISVVQYMQFRYQSGVLYRLKALGARHNMDITIEGFHSWMWRGLSYLLPFLFGGYTFQLYIAFRLYLLSHHPEATWQVAALSMSFLLIGIGNTVTTLMVIPQKLSEQIPYLGALFFTLFFCNMFTLLQTVHKKREQGGLKLRYKLRAIAYRLSNEIAVLDQKWRQNKAETKSE, encoded by the exons atggaTATCGAAGAGTGTTGCAAAGAGTGGGAAGACTTAGCTGCAGATTATAAACGTTTGGAG acTGTAAACAAGGAATACACGGCCAAATTAGAAGAGGTTGGAGAATTACAAGCAACATGTATGAAGGAACTCGACCATCAAAAATATCGCCTGTCGATCATAACTGGGGCACTTAAAAG GTTAGAAAAACAAGGCGCTGCGAAGGATGAGCGCGTTTTAGGTCTCGAAAAAGAGATAATGAAGAGGAAAGCGATGTTGCACGAGATCAAAGCTACGCTGCCGAAACAGAACAGTTTGTACCTCCGCATCATACTCGGGAACGTGAACGTCTcgatattgaataaaaacgaTAA gtTTAAATACAAGGATGAATATGAAAAGTTTAAGTTAATTCTTAGTGCAATTGCTTTTGTATTAGCCGTAGCCAACCTGTACATAGACTTCag GCCATTACAACTGATATTGATATTCCTTCTGGTATGGTATTACTGCACGCTGACGATCCGCGAAAGCATCCTCAAAGTGAATGGCTCTAGGATAAAAGGATGGTGGCGGTTGCACCACTTTATATCCACTGTTGTTGCTGGCATCCTTCTCATTTGGCCACAGAACCAACCTTGGGAGGAGTTTAGGCACACGTTTATGTGGTTTATTGCCTatatta GCGTTGTCCAATACATGCAATTCAGGTATCAAAGTGGTGTACTATACAGACTAAAAGCGCTTGGCGCGAGGCACAATATGGACATCACGATTGAAGGGTTCCACTCGTGGATGTGGCGAGGTCTGTCGTACCTCCTGCCATTCCTGTTCGGTGGTTACACGTTCCAACTGTACATAGCGTTTAGATTGTACTTACTGTCACACCATCCAGAGGCTACTTGGCAG gTGGCAGCGTTAAGTATGTCGTTCCTGCTTATCGGTATCGGTAACACGGTGACGACGCTCATGGTGATCCCGCAGAAGTTAAGCGAGCAG ATTCCATACCTGGGGGCATTGTTTTTCACGTTGTTCTTTTGCAACATGTTCACATTACTGCAGACTGTGCACAAGAAAAGGGAACAGGGTGGTTTGAAACTCCGATACAAATTAAGAGCAATTGCCTACAGACTCTCCAATGAAATCGCTGTATTG
- the LOC115445211 gene encoding transmembrane protein 120 homolog isoform X4 gives MDIEECCKEWEDLAADYKRLETVNKEYTAKLEEVGELQATCMKELDHQKYRLSIITGALKRLEKQGAAKDERVLGLEKEIMKRKAMLHEIKATLPKQNSLYLRIILGNVNVSILNKNDKFKYKDEYEKFKLILSAIAFVLAVANLYIDFRPLQLILIFLLVWYYCTLTIRESILKVNGSRIKGWWRLHHFISTVVAGILLIWPQNQPWEEFRHTFMWFIAYISVVQYMQFRYQSGVLYRLKALGARHNMDITIEGFHSWMWRGLSYLLPFLFGGYTFQLYIAFRLYLLSHHPEATWQVAALSMSFLLIGIGNTVTTLMVIPQKLSEQDQKWRQNKAETKSE, from the exons atggaTATCGAAGAGTGTTGCAAAGAGTGGGAAGACTTAGCTGCAGATTATAAACGTTTGGAG acTGTAAACAAGGAATACACGGCCAAATTAGAAGAGGTTGGAGAATTACAAGCAACATGTATGAAGGAACTCGACCATCAAAAATATCGCCTGTCGATCATAACTGGGGCACTTAAAAG GTTAGAAAAACAAGGCGCTGCGAAGGATGAGCGCGTTTTAGGTCTCGAAAAAGAGATAATGAAGAGGAAAGCGATGTTGCACGAGATCAAAGCTACGCTGCCGAAACAGAACAGTTTGTACCTCCGCATCATACTCGGGAACGTGAACGTCTcgatattgaataaaaacgaTAA gtTTAAATACAAGGATGAATATGAAAAGTTTAAGTTAATTCTTAGTGCAATTGCTTTTGTATTAGCCGTAGCCAACCTGTACATAGACTTCag GCCATTACAACTGATATTGATATTCCTTCTGGTATGGTATTACTGCACGCTGACGATCCGCGAAAGCATCCTCAAAGTGAATGGCTCTAGGATAAAAGGATGGTGGCGGTTGCACCACTTTATATCCACTGTTGTTGCTGGCATCCTTCTCATTTGGCCACAGAACCAACCTTGGGAGGAGTTTAGGCACACGTTTATGTGGTTTATTGCCTatatta GCGTTGTCCAATACATGCAATTCAGGTATCAAAGTGGTGTACTATACAGACTAAAAGCGCTTGGCGCGAGGCACAATATGGACATCACGATTGAAGGGTTCCACTCGTGGATGTGGCGAGGTCTGTCGTACCTCCTGCCATTCCTGTTCGGTGGTTACACGTTCCAACTGTACATAGCGTTTAGATTGTACTTACTGTCACACCATCCAGAGGCTACTTGGCAG gTGGCAGCGTTAAGTATGTCGTTCCTGCTTATCGGTATCGGTAACACGGTGACGACGCTCATGGTGATCCCGCAGAAGTTAAGCGAGCAG
- the LOC115445211 gene encoding transmembrane protein 120 homolog isoform X3 codes for MKELDHQKYRLSIITGALKRLEKQGAAKDERVLGLEKEIMKRKAMLHEIKATLPKQNSLYLRIILGNVNVSILNKNDKFKYKDEYEKFKLILSAIAFVLAVANLYIDFRPLQLILIFLLVWYYCTLTIRESILKVNGSRIKGWWRLHHFISTVVAGILLIWPQNQPWEEFRHTFMWFIAYISVVQYMQFRYQSGVLYRLKALGARHNMDITIEGFHSWMWRGLSYLLPFLFGGYTFQLYIAFRLYLLSHHPEATWQVAALSMSFLLIGIGNTVTTLMVIPQKLSEQIPYLGALFFTLFFCNMFTLLQTVHKKREQGGLKLRYKLRAIAYRLSNEIAVLDQKWRQNKAETKSE; via the exons ATGAAGGAACTCGACCATCAAAAATATCGCCTGTCGATCATAACTGGGGCACTTAAAAG GTTAGAAAAACAAGGCGCTGCGAAGGATGAGCGCGTTTTAGGTCTCGAAAAAGAGATAATGAAGAGGAAAGCGATGTTGCACGAGATCAAAGCTACGCTGCCGAAACAGAACAGTTTGTACCTCCGCATCATACTCGGGAACGTGAACGTCTcgatattgaataaaaacgaTAA gtTTAAATACAAGGATGAATATGAAAAGTTTAAGTTAATTCTTAGTGCAATTGCTTTTGTATTAGCCGTAGCCAACCTGTACATAGACTTCag GCCATTACAACTGATATTGATATTCCTTCTGGTATGGTATTACTGCACGCTGACGATCCGCGAAAGCATCCTCAAAGTGAATGGCTCTAGGATAAAAGGATGGTGGCGGTTGCACCACTTTATATCCACTGTTGTTGCTGGCATCCTTCTCATTTGGCCACAGAACCAACCTTGGGAGGAGTTTAGGCACACGTTTATGTGGTTTATTGCCTatatta GCGTTGTCCAATACATGCAATTCAGGTATCAAAGTGGTGTACTATACAGACTAAAAGCGCTTGGCGCGAGGCACAATATGGACATCACGATTGAAGGGTTCCACTCGTGGATGTGGCGAGGTCTGTCGTACCTCCTGCCATTCCTGTTCGGTGGTTACACGTTCCAACTGTACATAGCGTTTAGATTGTACTTACTGTCACACCATCCAGAGGCTACTTGGCAG gTGGCAGCGTTAAGTATGTCGTTCCTGCTTATCGGTATCGGTAACACGGTGACGACGCTCATGGTGATCCCGCAGAAGTTAAGCGAGCAG ATTCCATACCTGGGGGCATTGTTTTTCACGTTGTTCTTTTGCAACATGTTCACATTACTGCAGACTGTGCACAAGAAAAGGGAACAGGGTGGTTTGAAACTCCGATACAAATTAAGAGCAATTGCCTACAGACTCTCCAATGAAATCGCTGTATTG